A single genomic interval of Drosophila virilis strain 15010-1051.87 chromosome 2, Dvir_AGI_RSII-ME, whole genome shotgun sequence harbors:
- the LOC6632857 gene encoding HEAT repeat-containing protein 5B isoform X5 → MELAHSLTLNEEAVKQLPEHKRAVFELEWLRYLEKSLPHMPKHEIKTGQKKLVQQLLERIQGAPGPPMRKLIASALATLFSVGDTFMLFDTVNACNDILKNKDDSPSYLPTKLAAICVLGSMYEKLGRMMGRTYEETVQILIRTLRNAESQARIEIMHTLEKVSAGMGTAIANVHKDIYKAAKHCLLDRVMAVRVAAARCILKMIYSASFLYQTELENLGTLCFRAFDGSNYEVRCAVAQLLGTLLAYTQQLAELAASNKKSAQAQAAAAALQAAKGGALRLVSLDEALGILMSGFLRGGASFLKGTGEIIKGSSGVNREVRVGVTHAYVVFVQFMGSVWLERQLGTFLAHVLDLVANPKAACSHVDAVYSRKCINFILRSTIGKMLGEKAQSAACKELIHLVAKQMNSIDFNPENAKDSNQETLFSQHLLVCALQELSSLFIGLGTTAQNLLTDQSLNAIDATCAVLVHPCAAARLAASWCLRSCCIAVPSQITPLIDRFIDAIEQMRSSPEAVAGYSCALAAILGSARYSPLGIPHTKGKVVFNCAEELLRSASQNSRMSLHRTQAGWLLIGAIMTLGSPVVKGLLPRMLLLWRNSFPRSNKELESEKARGDAFTWQVTLEGRAGALSVMHSFLLNCPDLVSEDITRRLLTPIESALAMLVNLATVLKSYGTQLKAPAAMVRLRLFETLTLLPPTALEASYTHLLRMLVSEFTLSDNAANTTNSLLRTLCHGDDSIILGTWLQETNHRTIEDQMEPNRKVDGEHLQPNSAAGSGALEHDPCCLYRPNWSAQYGSNASSNASTSSNNNNIQLINKAQQCPGPLPLGVAVIDMSVTLYGTIFPKVANKHRLQMLDHFAECIKQAKSNRQEAIQMNIFTALLYALKHLTDSKTTIGQEDVKKSATSLIVASLTSTNSTIRCAAGEALGRLAQVVADSHFTAELAQNSFDKLKSARDVVTRTGHSHALGCLHRYVGGMSSSQHLNTSVSILLALGQDSASPVVQVWSLYALAQIADSGGPMFRGYVEATLTLSLKLLLSVPHAHVDVHQCVGRVVNALITTVGPELQGNNTAVIAMRSSFLCAAALLQAHADPLVQAEAIGCLQQLHLFACKSLQLDTLVPTLVKMLASNYFILRKAAVACLRQLAHREAREVCELALAITPDQCPDLVITEYGLPGLLYSMLDTETDAEMLKNIHDTLTSMLQMLAADNLSNWLSLCKKVLTVAVETGSSSEEQTGALAGGSGDAGSKSGTGESTQTDDDDDEEEEYADDVTEYRAEENTSTHPAVQPRWPTRVFAAQCVRRIIASCEAANALHFDLLQAKEQQLIKSRSGDYLILHLAELIRMSFMAATSDSDQLRLEGLRTLQEIIDRFANVPEPEFPGHLLLEQYQAQVGAALRPAFAPDTPSHVTAAACEVCSAWIGSGVARDISDLRRVHQLLVSSLNKLYTKTNCSTQLYNESMATLEKLSILKAWAEVYIVAMLGNGKAPASLLTITPAGAATELVTGLELDTDNRGESLLGLVQPELHNLSNHWLAAMKDHALLLLPVEFQSQLPRDGGSFYTTDTINSSKPHYMTSWPPILYAAALWLRDEGFAKHVDTQSQVEPCSTQPESAPESNNNNNHITHGSLSADRFHMIFGICMEALCSMRSSDKPRNIVSCLRALHSIFDSDWARRQLIKDRALTIELCHVLHRQILTRDELLVQLLCVEILKQTIQAAREDLERRRDTQQQQQSADNANENQNEGEKQELDLGEGSVMQPGSSHVYAVLEVCLCLFVRQIPSLNPSKQSSLQLDYAYARNAASFFSVLGDDNGRLVASGLQCVEQLLELCTPSGALTILPTILYMTTSIMREITNKSAIDSSILANTCAVQAALKCLRSVCVHRWAHQAATQEDWQQLLQSALATIIDMTKTAGDNEERKVDEVTMLLAIAVFILHTPASVVATPSLQYPCINHFRQCLQSEHLSVKLKCIETTRSIFTQADLKTATPYIHALAPRIIESLYADSSKTPASELELQVTLESIVTVEQLIELAEPQHRNLLQDIQMLTLLVPVLIGYLAEPSKLRTLPKYQRQLHEQSLNWLLKIGPKYPQEFKALMCQKPELRQKLEAAIRNQQQSINLAQKASEAQRSGLLAKPQKPTIKLKTDFSNFQ, encoded by the exons ATGGAGCTCGCCCACAGTTTGACACTCAACGAGGAGGCAGTGAAGCAGCTGCCGGAACATAAGCGTGCAGTTTTTGAGCTGGAATGGTTACGTTATCTGGAGAAGTCGCTGCCACACATGCCCAAGCATGAGATCAAAACGGGACAGAAAAAGCTTGTCCAACAGCTCTTAGAGCGCATACAGGGCGCACCGGGTCCGCCCATGCGCAAGTTGATAGCCAGCGCACTCGCGACACTCTTCTCTGTGGGCGATACCTTTATGCTCTTCGATACGGTCAACGCTTGTAACGATATACTGAAGAACAAGGATGATTCGCCGAGCTATTTGCCCACAAAGCT TGCCGCCATTTGCGTGCTGGGGTCCATGTATGAGAAGCTCGGACGCATGATGGGTCGCACCTATGAGGAAACCGTGCAAATCCTTATACGTACCCTGCGCAACGCCGAATCGCAGGCACGGATCGAAATCATGCACACACTAGAGAAGGTCAGCGCTGGTATGGGCACCGCCATTGCCAATGTGCACAAGGATATCTATAAGGCGGCCAAGCATTGCCTGTTGGATCGCGTGATGGCGGTGCGCGTGGCCGCCGCCCGTTGTATACTTAAGATGATCTACAGTGCATCGTTTCTGTACCAGACGGAACTGGAGAACCTGGGCACATTGTGCTTTCGCGCCTTTGACGGCAGCAACTATGAGGTGCGCTGCGCTGTTGCCCAGCTGCTGGGCACACTGCTCGCCTACACACAGCAGCTGGCCGAGCTGGCGGCGAGCAACAAGAAGTCCGCTCAAGCCCAGGCTGCGGCCGCCGCACTGCAAGCAGCTAAAGGCGGCGCCTTGCGTCTGGTCTCTCTGGACGAGGCACTGGGCATACTTATGTCTGGCTTTTTACGTGGTGGCGCCTCCTTTCTGAAGGGCACCGGCGAGATAATCAAGGGCAGTTCCGGCGTCAATCGTGAGGTGCGCGTTGGCGTAACCCACGCCTATGTGGTATTCGTGCAGTTCATGGGCAGCGTTTGGCTGGAGCGACAGCTGGGCACATTCCTTGCCCATGTGCTGGATTTGGTGGCTAATCCGAAGGCGGCTTGTTCGCATGTGGATGCCGTCTATTCGCGCAAGTGCATCAACTTTATACTGCGCTCCACCATTGGCAAGATGCTGGGTGAGAAGGCGCAAAGCGCCGCCTGCAAGGAGCTCATCCATTTGGTGGCCAAACAAATGAACTCAATTGATTTTAATCCGGAGAATGCCAAGGACTCGAACCAGGAGACACTGTTCAGTCAGCACCTGTTGGTATGCGCCCTGCAGGAGCTTAGCTCTCTGTTTATTGGACTGGGCACAACGGCCCAGAATTTGCTAACAGATCAATCCCTAAACGCCATCGATGCCACCTGCGCGGTGCTTGTGCATCCGTGTGCCGCGGCACGTCTGGCCGCCTCCTGGTGTctgcgcagctgctgcattgCGGTGCCCAGCCAAATAACGCCGCTCATCGATCGCTTTATCGATGCCATTGAACAGATGCGCTCCTCACCGGAGGCCGTTGCGGGCTATAGCTGCGCCTTAGCGGCCATTTTGGGTAGCGCTCGCTACTCGCCCCTGGGCATACCGCACACCAAGGGCAAAGTGGTGTTCAATTGTGCCGAGGAGTTGTTACGCTCTGCTTCCCAGAATAGCCGCATGTCGCTGCATCGCACCCAGGCCGGCTGGCTATTAATTGGCGCCATCATGACGCTTGGATCGCCGGTGGTCAAGGGCCTGTTGCCACGCATGCTGCTGCTTTGGCGCAACTCCTTTCCGCGATCCAACAAGGAGCTCGAATCGGAGAAGGCGCGCGGCGATGCTTTCACCTGGCAGGTGACTCTTGAGGGACGTGCCGGTGCCCTCTCGGTCATGCATAGTTTTCTGCTCAATTGCCCGGATCTGGTCAGCGAGGACATTACGCGGCGTCTGCTCACGCCCATCGAAAGCGCGCTCGCCATGTTGGTCAA CTTGGCCACTGTACTCAAGAGCTATGGCACCCAGCTGAAGGCACCTGCCGCCATGGTGCGTTTGCGTCTCTTTGAGACGCTGACCCTGCTGCCGCCCACTGCTCTGGAGGCTTCCTATACCCATCTTTTGCGCATGCTCGTCTCGGAATTTACCTTGTCGGATAATGCGGCCAATACGACGAATTCTCTACTGCGCACGCTTTGCCATGGCGATGATTCCATTATTTTGGGCACTTGGCTTCAGGAGACCAACCATCGCACTATCGAGGATCAG ATGGAGCCGAATCGCAAAGTCGATGGCGAGCAT CTTCAGCCGAATAGCGCTGCGGGCTCCGGCGCCCTGGAGCACGATCCCTGCTGCCTGTATCGGCCCAACTGGTCGGCCCAGTACGGCAGCAATGCCAGCTCAAACGCGAGCACttcgagcaacaacaacaacatacagCTGATTAACAAGGCGCAACAATGCCCGGGACCTTTGCCCCTGGGCGTGGCCGTGATTGACATGTCCGTGACGTTGTACGGCACCATTTTCCCCAAGGTGGCCAACAAGCATCGGTTGCAAATGCTCGACCATTTCGCCGAGTGCATAAAGCAGGCGAAGAGCAATCGCCAGGAGGCAATccaaatgaatatatttaccGCGCTGCTCTACGCGCTGAAGCATCTGACGGATAGCAAGACGACCATTGGCCAGGAGGATGTCAAGAAGAGCGCTACCAGCCTGATAGTCGCTTCGCTGACCAGCACCAATTCAACGATACGCTGCGCCGCCGGCGAAGCACTCGGCCGTTTGGCCCAGGTCGTTGCCGATTCTCACTTTACGGCCGAGCTGGCACAGAACAGTTTCGACAAGCTGAAGTCGGCCCGGGATGTGGTAACACGCACCGGGCACTCGCATGCCCTGGGCTGTTTGCATCGCTATGTGGGCGGCATGAGCAGCTCACAGCATCTTAATACCAGTGTCTCGATATTGCTTGCTCTTGGCCAGGACAGCGCCTCGCCGGTGGTGCAGGTCTGGTCGCTCTATGCGTTGGCCCAGATTGCTGATTCCGGCGGTCCCATGTTCCGCGGCTACGTGGAGGCCACGTTGACGCTCTCgctgaagctgctgctgagcgTGCCGCATGCCCACGTGGATGTGCATCAGTGTGTGGGCCGTGTGGTCAACGCACTGATCACCACCGTCGGACCGGAACTGCAAGGCAACAACACAGCCGTGATTGCCATGCGCAGCTCTTTTCTATGCGCTGCGGCACTGCTACAAGCGCACGCCGATCCTCTGGTGCAAGCCGAGGCCATTGGCtgcctgcagcagctgcatctgTTTGCCTGCAAATCTCTGCAGCTGGATACGCTCGTCCCGACCCTTGTCAAAATGCTGGCcagtaattattttatattacgCAAAGCGGCCGTCGCCTGTCTGCGTCAGCTGGCGCATCGCGAGGCGCGTGAGGTATGCGAATTGGCGCTGGCCATTACGCCGGATCAATGTCCGGATTTGGTTATAACAGAGTATGGGCTGCCCGGACTGCTCTACTCCATGCTGGACACGGAAACAGACGCGGAGATGCTTAAGAACATACACGATACGCTGACTTCTATGCTGCAAATGCTGGCAGCCGATAATCTGAGCAACTGGCTCAGCCTCTGCAAGAAGGTGCTGACCGTCGCCGTGGAGACTGGCTCCTCCAGCGAGGAGCAAACTGGAGCACTGGCTGGTGGCTCTGGGGATGCCGGCAGCAAATCCGGCACAGGCGAGTCCACGCAAaccgacgacgatgacgatgaggaAGAGGAGTATGCCGACGATGTAACCGAATATCGTGCCGAAGAGAACACCTCCACGCATCCGGCCGTCCAGCCGCGTTGGCCCACCCGTGTCTTTGCTGCCCAATGTGTGCGCCGCATCATCGCCAGCTGCGAGGCGGCCAATGCGTTACATTTCGATCTGTTGCAGgccaaggagcagcagctcatCAAGTCGCGCAGCGGCGATTATCTCATTCTGCATCTGGCGGAGCTAATACGCATGTCCTTTATGGCCGCCACTTCGGACTCGGATCAGCTGCGGCTGGAGGGTTTGCGCACGCTGCAAGAAATCATAGATCGATTTGCCAATGTGCCGGAGCCCGAGTTTCCAGGTCATTTGCTGCTCGAACAGTATCAGGCACAGGTGGGCGCTGCCCTACGACCGGCTTTTGCGCCCGACACGCCCTCCCATGTGACCGCCGCCGCCTGTGAAGTGTGCTCCGCCTGGATTGGCTCCGGTGTGGCACGCGACATTAGCGACTTACGGCGAGTGCATCAGCTGCTGGTCAGCTCGCTGAACAAGCTCTATACGAAGACGAACTGCAGCACTCAGCTGTATAACGAATCGATGGCAACGCTGGAAAAGCTCAGCATACTCAAGGCCTGGGCGGAGGTCTACATTGTGGCCATGCTGGGCAACGGCAAGGCGCCCGCTTCGCTGCTGACCATTACGCCAGCGGGCGCAGCCACAGAACTGGTAACCGGCCTTGAATTGGATACGGATAATCGAGGCGAGAGCCTGTTGGGTTTGGTGCAGCCGGAGCTGCATAATCTATCCAATCACTGGCTGGCCGCCATGAAGGATcatgcgctgctgctgctgcctgtcgAGTTTCAATCGCAGTTGCCCCGCGATGGCGGCTCCTTCTACACCACAGACACCATCAACTCGTCCAAGCCGCACTACATGACCAGCTGGCCGCCCATATTATATGCAGCTGCGCTCTGGCTGCGCGACGAAGGCTTCGCCAAGCATGTGGATACTCAAAGCCAAGTGGAACCTTGCAGCACGCAGCCCGAGTCCGCGCCCGAGtcgaataataataataatcacatCACCCATGGCTCGCTTTCGGCTGATCGCTTCCACATGATCTTCGGCATTTGCATGGAGGCGCTGTGCAGTATGCGCAGCTCGGATAAGCCCCGGAACATTGTTAGCTGCCTGCGGGCGCTGCACAGCATCTTTGATTCGGATTGGGCGCGCCGGCAGCTGATCAAGGATCGTGCCTTGACCATTGAGCTATGTCACGTTCTGCATCGCCAGATACTCACACGGGATGAGCTGCTCGTCCAGCtgctctgcgtggagatacTCAAGCAAACCATACAGGCGGCACGCGAAGATTTAGAAAGAAGACGCGAtacccaacagcaacagcagtctGCAGACAATGCCAATGAAAATCAGAATGAAGGCGAAAAACAGGAACTGGACCTGGGCGAGGGTAGCGTCATGCAGCCGGGCAGCTCGCATGTGTATGCCGTGCTGGAGGTCTGCCTATGTCTCTTCGTGCGTCAAATACCTAGCCTGAATCCCAGCAAGCAGAGCAGTCTACAGCTGGACTATGCGTATGCCCGGAATGCCGCCTCCTTCTTCTCAGTGCTTGGCGATGACAATGGCCGCCTGGTCGCCAGCGGGCTGCAGTGCGTCGaacagctgctggagctgTGTACGCCCAGTGGCGCCCTGACCATACTGCCCACCATACTCTACATGACGACGAGCATTATGCGGGAGATAACCAACAAGTCGGCCATCGACAGCAGCATACTGGCCAACACCTGTGCCGTACAGGCGGCACTTAAGTGTCTGCGTTCTGTCTGTGTGCATCGCTGGGCACACCAAGCTGCCACCCAGGAGGATTGGCAGCAGTTGCTCCAAAGCGCTCTGGCCACCATTATTGACATGACCAAGACCGCTGGCGATAATGAGGAGCGCAAGGTGGACGAGGTCACCATGTTGCTGGCCATTGCTGTATTCATACTGCATACGCCCGCCTCCGTGGTAGCAACGCCCTCGCTGCAATATCCGTGCATCAATCACTTCCGGCAGTGCCTGCAATCGGAGCACTTGTCGGTGAAACTGAAATGCATCGAGACGACGCGTTCCATTTTCACACAGGCGGACCTTAAGACGGCCACGCCCTACATCCATGCGCTGGCGCCACGCATCATTGAATCCCTTTATGCCGACTCCAGCAAGACGCCGGCCAGCGAACTGGAGCTTCAGGTGACCCTCGAGAGCATTGTGACCGTGGAACAGCTTATTGAGCTAGCAGAGCCGCAACATC GAAACTTGCTACAAG ATATACAAATGCTAACGCTACTGGTGCCGGTGCTCATTGGGTACCTGGCCGAGCCAAGCAAGTTGCGTACATTGCCCAAATACCAGCGCCAGCTGCATGAGCAATCCCTTAACTGGCTGCTCAAGATCGGACCCAAATACCCGCAAGAGTTCAAGGCGTTGATGTGCCAAAAGCCGGAGCTGCGCCAGAAACTGGAGGCAGCCATACGTAACCAGCAGCAGTCAATTAATCTCGCCCAGAAGGCCAGCGAGGCGCAGCGCAGCGGTTTGCTGGCCAAGCCGCAGAAGCCGACGATCAAGCTGAAAACGGACTTTAGCAACttccaataa